One window from the genome of Actinoplanes teichomyceticus ATCC 31121 encodes:
- a CDS encoding dTDP-4-dehydrorhamnose 3,5-epimerase family protein, which produces MKVRPLSIEGAWEVTPVRHTDERGSFLEWYRFDHLAAAVGHRLDLAQANLSTSTRGVVRGVHFADVPPGQAKYVTCVAGAVLDVVVDIRVGSSTFGQWEAVTLDDQDRRAVYLAEGLGHGFCALTEGATVAYLCSATYRPGHEHGVHPLDPELGITWPAGAPSLSPKDAAAPTLSQARQAGLLPRYDACRDYAETLGRVDYSQ; this is translated from the coding sequence GTGAAGGTTCGGCCGTTGAGCATCGAGGGGGCGTGGGAGGTCACCCCGGTGCGGCACACCGACGAGCGCGGCTCGTTCCTGGAGTGGTACCGGTTCGACCACCTCGCCGCGGCCGTCGGCCACCGGCTCGACCTGGCCCAGGCGAACCTGTCCACCTCGACCCGGGGGGTGGTGCGTGGCGTGCATTTCGCCGACGTGCCGCCGGGCCAGGCGAAATACGTGACGTGTGTGGCCGGCGCGGTCCTGGACGTGGTGGTGGACATCCGGGTCGGCTCGTCGACCTTCGGGCAGTGGGAGGCGGTCACGCTCGACGACCAGGACCGGCGGGCGGTCTACCTCGCCGAAGGGCTCGGGCACGGGTTCTGCGCGCTGACCGAGGGGGCCACCGTGGCGTACCTGTGCTCGGCCACCTATCGGCCCGGGCACGAGCACGGCGTCCATCCGCTGGATCCGGAGCTGGGCATCACCTGGCCGGCCGGGGCGCCGTCGCTGTCGCCCAAGGACGCCGCGGCGCCGACGCTGTCGCAGGCCCGGCAGGCCGGCCTGCTGCCCCGGTACGACGCCTGCCGTGACTACGCCGAAACATTAGGTCGTGTTGATTACAGTCAATAG
- a CDS encoding UDP-glucose dehydrogenase family protein, protein MRLTVIGTGYLGATHAICMAVLGFEVLGVDVDAAKIGKLAAGELPFFEPGLPELLTKALESGRLRFTTDFREAGEFGDVHFVCVGTPQRAGSDAADLTYVDAAVTALAPHLRRRALVVGKSTVPVGTAARLAALLRELAPAGERVELAWNPEFLREGFAVDDTMRPDRLVFGVTSAWAEQRLRAAFEPVLAQGVPVKVTDLPTAELVKVAANSFLATKISYINAMAEVCEATGADVHDLAEALAYDERIGGRFLRPGLGFGGGCLPKDIRAFAHRAEELGVGQAVGFLREIDGINRRRRARTVDLVVELCGGQVAGRRVAALGAAFKPDSDDIRDAPALDVAATLHRMGAVVVVYDPAAMDNARRAHPELAYATSALDAARDADVVVLLTEWNEFRDIEPSAMAAVAGQPRIVDGRHALDPASWRAAGWEYRALGRPVVQGAEQT, encoded by the coding sequence ATGCGCCTCACCGTCATCGGCACCGGCTATCTCGGCGCCACCCACGCGATCTGCATGGCGGTCCTGGGCTTCGAGGTGCTCGGCGTCGACGTGGACGCCGCCAAGATCGGCAAGCTGGCCGCGGGCGAGCTGCCGTTCTTCGAGCCCGGCCTGCCCGAACTGCTCACCAAGGCCCTGGAGTCCGGCCGGCTGCGGTTCACCACCGACTTCCGCGAGGCCGGCGAGTTCGGCGACGTCCACTTCGTCTGCGTGGGCACCCCGCAGCGCGCCGGCTCCGACGCCGCCGACCTGACCTACGTCGACGCGGCCGTCACCGCCCTGGCCCCGCACCTGCGCCGCCGCGCCCTGGTGGTCGGCAAGTCCACCGTGCCGGTCGGCACCGCGGCCCGGCTGGCCGCTCTGCTGCGCGAGCTGGCCCCGGCCGGCGAGCGGGTCGAGCTGGCCTGGAACCCCGAGTTCCTGCGCGAGGGCTTCGCCGTCGACGACACCATGCGACCCGACCGGCTGGTCTTCGGTGTCACCTCGGCCTGGGCCGAGCAGCGGCTGCGCGCGGCGTTCGAGCCGGTGCTGGCCCAGGGTGTGCCGGTCAAGGTCACCGACCTGCCGACGGCCGAGCTGGTCAAGGTCGCCGCGAACTCGTTCCTGGCCACCAAGATCTCCTACATCAACGCGATGGCCGAGGTCTGCGAGGCCACCGGCGCCGACGTGCACGACCTGGCCGAGGCGCTCGCCTACGACGAACGGATCGGCGGCCGGTTCCTGCGGCCCGGCCTCGGCTTCGGCGGCGGCTGCCTGCCCAAGGACATCCGCGCCTTCGCGCACCGGGCCGAGGAGCTCGGCGTCGGTCAGGCGGTCGGCTTCCTGCGCGAGATCGACGGCATCAACCGCCGCCGCCGGGCCCGCACCGTCGACCTGGTCGTCGAACTGTGCGGCGGCCAGGTGGCGGGCAGGCGGGTGGCCGCGCTCGGCGCCGCGTTCAAACCGGACTCCGACGACATCCGGGACGCGCCCGCGCTGGACGTGGCGGCGACCCTGCACCGGATGGGCGCCGTGGTGGTGGTCTACGATCCGGCCGCGATGGACAACGCCCGGCGGGCGCACCCCGAGCTGGCGTACGCCACCAGCGCCCTGGACGCCGCCCGGGACGCGGACGTCGTCGTGCTGCTGACCGAGTGGAACGAGTTCCGGGACATCGAGCCGTCCGCGATGGCGGCGGTGGCCGGGCAGCCGCGGATCGTCGACGGCCGGCACGCGCTCGACCCGGCCAGCTGGCGGGCCGCCGGCTGGGAGTACCGGGCCCTCGGCCGGCCCGTCGTGCAAGGAGCAGAACAAACGTGA
- a CDS encoding glycosyltransferase, producing the protein MTVLVAVVTFNSERLLADLVDGLRAGLDGLAWHLTVADNASKDGSVAAVRRLAPDATVVEMGRNAGYAAGINAAVAASPAHDAILVLNPDVRLAPGCVARLLEALREPGTGIAVPHIVDGAGELIYTLRREPSVLRTLGDAVLGARRAGRLGALGEVVADERLYARERFADWAEGSTMLISAECWQRCGPWDESFFLYSEETDFALRARDAGLGTRYVPAAHATHLEGDSRVSPGLWALLTLNKVRLFRKRHGRVRAGAYWAALLLREASRAALGKRPSRAATRELLSPARLRETPGPASVARW; encoded by the coding sequence ATGACGGTGCTCGTAGCGGTTGTCACGTTCAACAGCGAGCGGCTGCTCGCCGACCTCGTCGACGGGCTGCGCGCCGGCCTGGACGGCCTGGCATGGCATCTCACGGTCGCCGACAACGCGTCCAAGGACGGCAGCGTCGCGGCGGTGCGCCGGCTCGCGCCGGACGCGACCGTGGTCGAGATGGGCCGCAACGCCGGGTACGCGGCCGGGATCAACGCGGCGGTCGCCGCGTCCCCGGCGCACGACGCGATCCTGGTGCTCAACCCGGATGTGCGGCTGGCGCCCGGGTGCGTGGCGCGGCTGCTGGAGGCGCTGCGGGAGCCGGGCACCGGGATCGCGGTGCCGCACATCGTGGACGGCGCCGGCGAGCTGATCTACACGCTGCGCCGGGAGCCGAGCGTGCTGCGCACCCTCGGCGACGCGGTGCTGGGCGCGCGGCGGGCCGGGCGGCTCGGCGCGCTCGGCGAGGTGGTCGCGGACGAGCGGCTCTACGCGCGGGAGCGCTTCGCGGACTGGGCCGAGGGATCGACCATGCTGATCAGCGCCGAGTGCTGGCAGCGGTGCGGGCCCTGGGACGAGTCGTTCTTCCTCTACTCCGAGGAGACCGACTTCGCCCTGCGGGCCAGGGACGCCGGCCTGGGTACCCGGTACGTCCCCGCCGCGCACGCCACGCACCTGGAGGGCGACTCCCGGGTGTCGCCCGGCCTGTGGGCGCTGCTCACCCTCAACAAGGTGCGGCTGTTCCGCAAGCGCCACGGGCGGGTGCGGGCCGGCGCGTACTGGGCGGCCCTGCTGCTGCGCGAGGCCAGCCGGGCGGCGCTGGGCAAGCGGCCGAGCCGGGCGGCGACCCGGGAGCTGCTGAGCCCGGCGCGGCTGCGCGAGACCCCCGGCCCGGCCAGCGTGGCGCGCTGGTAG
- a CDS encoding GNAT family N-acetyltransferase produces MKISVVRPDELGPGELAAWRQFQQGQPQLQNPFLAPEFTLAVARHRPAARVAVLQDTGGLAGFFPYEVRNRVIGVPIGAGITDCQGLIHRDGLDWDPLALLKACRLPVWEFDHLMAGQRPFARFHTERAGSPLIRLTEGYPAYVENRNRAGDVVKQTMRKQRKMVREVGAERFVFDDDDPAALSALRAWKGAQYRRTQQYDRFTTGWIEGVLDELLAAPSPDCRAIVSTVYAGDRPVAAHLGLRSRSVLAYWFPSYDVDLSRYSAGILLCLRMAEAGAADGIRQIDLGKSEALYKTRLMNDETPVAAGRVGRSWAVTSARRTQSALTRSIKQGALGEKLKSGRTGRVLRGLKARLAAR; encoded by the coding sequence GTGAAGATCTCCGTGGTCCGCCCGGACGAGCTGGGCCCCGGTGAGCTGGCCGCCTGGCGGCAGTTCCAGCAGGGCCAGCCGCAACTGCAGAACCCGTTCCTGGCGCCCGAGTTCACCCTCGCCGTCGCCCGGCACCGGCCGGCGGCCCGGGTCGCCGTGCTGCAGGACACCGGCGGCCTCGCCGGGTTCTTCCCCTACGAGGTGCGCAACCGCGTGATCGGGGTGCCGATCGGCGCCGGGATCACCGACTGCCAGGGGCTGATCCACCGGGACGGTCTCGACTGGGACCCGCTCGCCCTGCTCAAGGCGTGCCGCCTGCCGGTGTGGGAGTTCGACCACCTGATGGCCGGGCAGCGGCCGTTCGCACGGTTCCACACCGAGCGCGCCGGCTCGCCGCTGATCCGCCTCACCGAGGGCTATCCGGCGTACGTCGAGAACCGCAACCGCGCCGGTGACGTCGTCAAACAGACGATGCGCAAGCAGCGCAAGATGGTCCGCGAGGTCGGCGCCGAGCGGTTCGTGTTCGACGACGACGACCCGGCCGCGCTGAGCGCCCTGCGCGCCTGGAAGGGCGCGCAGTACCGGCGCACCCAGCAGTACGACCGGTTCACCACCGGCTGGATCGAGGGCGTGCTCGACGAGCTGCTCGCCGCGCCGTCGCCGGACTGCCGCGCGATCGTCTCCACCGTCTACGCCGGGGACCGGCCGGTCGCCGCGCACCTGGGCCTGCGCAGCCGGTCCGTGCTGGCCTACTGGTTCCCGTCGTACGACGTGGACCTGTCCCGCTACTCCGCGGGCATCCTGCTGTGCCTGCGGATGGCCGAGGCCGGCGCCGCCGACGGCATCCGGCAGATCGACCTGGGCAAGTCCGAGGCGCTCTACAAGACGCGGTTGATGAACGACGAGACGCCGGTCGCCGCCGGCCGGGTCGGCCGGTCCTGGGCGGTCACCTCGGCGCGCCGCACCCAGTCCGCGCTGACCCGCTCGATCAAGCAGGGCGCGCTGGGGGAGAAACTCAAGAGCGGCCGCACCGGCAGGGTGCTCCGCGGACTGAAAGCGAGGCTGGCCGCCCGATGA
- a CDS encoding sugar transferase has product MQTIESLATVDLGERASQLRQGKRAGETRAGWQNRYARTLYLIDYAVGLGAACWALVLRFGPGGNEPNMKGYILLTAVLPLAWIACLSANRAYEPRHLFVGTDEYARVFRSGVALTAALAIVSFAFDLRLARGYVSIALPLAIAVDLGARYLYRQRLHRCWGRGERLHRVLLVGHEKAVSDMTRRLRRERYHGLGVIGAVLPATPSPKTFAAGMPPVYGTFDAVDSAVARADADTVIVLACPEIDGPALRRLAWQLERDEIDLIVASTLVDVAGDRTTIRPVDGLPMLHVEHPRLKGSARFLKATFDRVGALLLLLLLAPVLLVVAALVMFGPGGRGPAIFKQERVGKDGRTFMLYKFRTMVVDAEQRLADLRALNEHDGELFKIRADPRITPIGHWLRRFSVDELPQLLNVLKGDMSLVGPRPPLAREVAGYPSDMLRRLVVKPGLTGLWQVSGRSDLSWEESIRLDLSYVENWSLAMDLAILFRTLSAVVRSSGAY; this is encoded by the coding sequence GTGCAGACAATCGAATCACTGGCCACGGTGGACCTGGGCGAGAGAGCTTCGCAGCTCAGACAGGGAAAGCGGGCCGGTGAGACGCGTGCCGGTTGGCAGAACCGGTACGCCCGGACGTTGTACCTGATCGACTACGCCGTCGGTCTCGGCGCCGCCTGCTGGGCGCTGGTGCTGCGGTTCGGTCCGGGCGGCAACGAGCCGAACATGAAGGGCTACATCCTGCTGACGGCCGTGCTGCCGCTCGCCTGGATCGCCTGCCTGTCGGCCAACCGCGCCTACGAGCCGCGCCACCTGTTCGTCGGCACCGACGAGTACGCCCGGGTGTTCCGCTCCGGGGTCGCCCTGACCGCCGCCCTGGCGATCGTCTCCTTCGCGTTCGACCTGCGGCTGGCGCGCGGGTACGTGAGCATCGCCCTGCCCCTGGCCATCGCCGTCGATCTCGGCGCGCGTTACCTCTACCGCCAGCGTCTGCACCGCTGCTGGGGCCGCGGCGAGCGGCTGCACCGGGTGCTGCTGGTCGGCCACGAGAAGGCGGTCTCCGACATGACCCGCCGGCTGCGCCGCGAGCGCTACCACGGCCTCGGCGTGATCGGCGCGGTGCTGCCGGCCACCCCGAGCCCGAAGACGTTCGCCGCCGGGATGCCGCCGGTCTACGGCACCTTCGACGCGGTCGACTCGGCGGTCGCCCGCGCCGACGCGGACACCGTGATCGTGCTGGCCTGCCCGGAGATCGACGGCCCCGCGCTGCGCCGGCTCGCCTGGCAGCTGGAGCGCGACGAGATCGACCTGATCGTGGCCAGCACCCTGGTCGACGTGGCCGGCGACCGGACCACCATCCGCCCGGTCGACGGCCTGCCGATGCTGCACGTCGAGCACCCCCGGCTCAAGGGCAGCGCCCGCTTCCTCAAGGCCACCTTCGACCGGGTCGGCGCCCTGCTGCTGCTCCTGCTCCTGGCGCCGGTGCTGCTCGTGGTGGCCGCGCTGGTGATGTTCGGCCCGGGCGGCCGCGGCCCGGCGATCTTCAAGCAGGAGCGGGTCGGCAAGGACGGCCGCACGTTCATGCTGTACAAGTTCCGCACCATGGTGGTCGACGCCGAGCAGCGCCTGGCCGACCTGCGGGCGCTCAACGAGCACGACGGCGAGCTCTTCAAGATCCGTGCGGATCCGCGGATCACCCCGATCGGCCACTGGCTGCGCCGGTTCTCCGTCGATGAGCTGCCGCAACTGCTCAACGTGCTCAAGGGCGACATGTCGCTGGTCGGGCCGCGCCCGCCGCTGGCCCGCGAGGTGGCCGGCTACCCCTCCGACATGCTGCGCCGGCTTGTGGTCAAGCCGGGCCTGACCGGGCTGTGGCAGGTCTCCGGCCGCTCCGACCTGTCGTGGGAGGAGTCGATCCGGCTCGACCTGTCGTACGTGGAGAACTGGTCGCTCGCCATGGACCTGGCCATCCTGTTCCGTACCCTCAGCGCCGTGGTGCGCAGCTCAGGGGCTTACTGA